A stretch of the Saccharicrinis carchari genome encodes the following:
- the cas3 gene encoding CRISPR-associated helicase Cas3', translating into MTNNTKEVLAKSEPPVSLKQHVGECLRVYESLRKAFERLPVSDLNNFWELVRLGIVFHDLGKSHSEFQRMLEGKRANWYQQRHELFSTPFIDRLDLPEEDRLLLKLIVAGHHKDFSFLFEHIQHGYKSGEDIFSLTEDGKLDWEEETRKIDDGFVQSFLKEYHISLKPSPLALPMQLVKEYMHKPVNTTSINFRELLLAAGALKQCDHSASAGIFKVNVLEDRHFNFLYEKKWAPYFHQKKAAETNGNIVLTAPTGSGKTEASLMWLHKQMKGNGQGRTFYILPFTASINAMFERLDEKMQGNNEIVGVIHGKLSEYIESRFGDENYSWQNEKLKHELKDNFRALVPPLKVTTPFQLLKSMFGLKGFEKGIFEMSGAYFIFDEIHAYDPEVTAQIKVLIEFACQFLNVKVCLMTATLPTFLKKEFTNAIGEHSEIRADAELYQSLIRHRIKVADGLLSEHINEIQQRLDLGEKVLVVSNTVKQAQEIYNRLDASKKVLLHSAFNGIDRNKKEAKLMSGEVKLLVGTQAIEVSLDIDYDVIFTESAPLDALLQRFGRVNRHRVNGQYRPPCDCIIFSGRNDVDKFIYKNEDVITRTLNALKNIQSENSGLVAENELQFYIDQVYPNWSEKEKEEFDLVYKHLRADVRENLAPFIYSPHREEEFEKQFDGVKVLPAILNKEYQDLLEANQFIKAESLKVSVSKRRFASLISQDGIHRDVSAFQLLRKEGIKEQAYYIINRKYDDELGLQLDIQVKAEFENIL; encoded by the coding sequence ATGACAAACAATACCAAGGAGGTTCTGGCTAAATCAGAACCTCCTGTTTCACTAAAACAACACGTTGGCGAATGCCTCCGTGTATACGAATCTCTCAGAAAAGCATTTGAACGTTTGCCTGTAAGCGATTTAAACAATTTCTGGGAGCTTGTTCGTTTGGGCATCGTCTTTCACGATTTGGGGAAATCGCATTCCGAGTTTCAGAGGATGCTTGAAGGAAAGCGGGCAAACTGGTATCAGCAACGGCATGAACTGTTTTCAACACCCTTTATCGATCGGCTGGATTTGCCGGAAGAGGATAGGTTGCTTTTGAAACTGATTGTTGCCGGGCATCACAAAGATTTCAGTTTCCTGTTTGAGCATATTCAACATGGATATAAATCGGGCGAAGATATTTTTTCGCTAACAGAGGATGGGAAACTCGATTGGGAGGAAGAAACACGGAAAATTGATGATGGGTTTGTCCAATCGTTCCTCAAAGAGTACCATATTTCTTTAAAGCCAAGCCCCCTGGCTTTGCCCATGCAACTGGTAAAAGAATATATGCACAAACCAGTCAACACCACCAGCATCAATTTCAGAGAACTGCTTTTAGCTGCGGGAGCATTGAAACAATGCGACCATTCAGCATCAGCCGGCATTTTCAAAGTAAATGTGTTAGAAGATAGGCATTTCAATTTCTTGTACGAAAAAAAATGGGCTCCTTATTTCCACCAAAAAAAGGCTGCTGAAACCAATGGAAACATTGTGCTTACCGCTCCCACGGGGTCGGGCAAAACCGAAGCATCATTGATGTGGTTGCACAAACAAATGAAAGGGAACGGACAGGGACGGACATTCTACATTTTGCCGTTTACAGCTTCCATCAATGCCATGTTCGAAAGGCTTGATGAAAAAATGCAGGGCAATAATGAAATTGTGGGCGTTATTCATGGTAAACTTTCGGAATACATCGAAAGCAGGTTTGGTGACGAAAATTACAGTTGGCAAAATGAAAAACTGAAACATGAATTAAAAGATAACTTCCGGGCATTGGTTCCGCCGCTAAAAGTAACAACGCCTTTCCAACTATTGAAGTCTATGTTTGGATTGAAAGGTTTTGAAAAAGGCATCTTCGAAATGAGTGGAGCTTACTTTATCTTCGACGAAATCCACGCTTATGATCCTGAGGTAACGGCTCAAATAAAAGTGTTGATTGAGTTTGCTTGCCAATTTCTGAATGTGAAAGTATGCTTAATGACAGCAACTTTGCCAACTTTTTTGAAAAAGGAGTTTACTAATGCCATTGGTGAGCACTCCGAAATCCGTGCCGACGCCGAGCTGTACCAATCGCTTATACGCCACCGCATCAAAGTCGCCGATGGATTACTCTCGGAGCACATCAATGAAATTCAACAGAGGTTAGATTTAGGAGAAAAAGTTTTGGTGGTGAGTAATACCGTGAAACAAGCCCAAGAGATTTACAATAGATTAGATGCGTCAAAAAAAGTTTTGCTACACAGTGCCTTTAATGGTATAGACCGAAACAAGAAAGAAGCCAAATTGATGTCGGGCGAAGTGAAATTATTAGTTGGTACGCAAGCCATTGAGGTAAGTTTAGACATTGATTACGATGTAATTTTTACCGAATCGGCACCACTCGATGCCTTGTTGCAGCGTTTTGGTCGTGTAAACCGGCACCGTGTAAATGGTCAATATCGCCCGCCTTGCGATTGTATCATCTTCTCCGGACGGAATGACGTGGATAAATTCATCTATAAAAATGAGGATGTTATTACACGAACATTGAATGCACTTAAAAATATTCAATCGGAAAATTCAGGCCTTGTTGCCGAGAATGAACTTCAATTCTATATCGACCAAGTTTATCCCAATTGGTCTGAAAAAGAAAAAGAAGAATTTGATCTTGTTTATAAGCATTTGAGGGCCGATGTCAGGGAAAATCTAGCCCCATTTATCTATTCCCCTCATCGCGAAGAAGAGTTTGAAAAACAGTTTGATGGAGTGAAAGTACTTCCCGCAATTTTAAATAAAGAATACCAAGATTTATTGGAAGCAAATCAATTCATCAAGGCCGAATCGTTGAAAGTTTCCGTTTCAAAACGGCGTTTTGCATCTTTGATCTCTCAAGACGGAATTCATCGTGACGTTTCTGCATTTCAACTCCTTAGAAAGGAAGGAATTAAAGAACAAGCTTATTATATCATCAATCGTAAATACGACGATGAATTGGGTCTTCAACTTGACATTCAAGTAAAAGCAGAATTTGAAAATATACTGTAG
- the cas5b gene encoding type I-B CRISPR-associated protein Cas5b, translating into MKAFRIKINSWTSSFRYPNLISGFQPTLEAPPVSTVMGLINAASGKYLKNWQIELGYYFDFKIKTVDLETIYQIKANAKNYPDNTVKSNIIQREFLYDCQLFLYLTDEELVSSFYQPAYQLLLGRSGDLAGIESIKEVELQEVSNAQFAGQVIPFNGNYLPGQIQALPKYFSNTIPRKNVGTEPYSVISYDNPVNSPLTGFRSELEEFDSDIYFHTFEV; encoded by the coding sequence ATGAAAGCATTCCGTATAAAAATTAACTCTTGGACTTCAAGCTTTCGATATCCAAACCTGATTTCGGGTTTTCAACCTACGCTTGAAGCACCTCCAGTGAGTACGGTTATGGGCTTAATCAATGCTGCATCGGGTAAGTATTTGAAGAACTGGCAAATTGAGTTGGGCTACTATTTCGATTTTAAAATAAAGACTGTTGACTTGGAAACAATATATCAGATCAAAGCCAACGCTAAGAATTACCCAGACAACACGGTGAAATCGAACATAATCCAACGCGAGTTCCTTTATGATTGCCAGTTGTTCCTTTATTTAACCGATGAGGAATTGGTTTCCAGCTTTTATCAACCTGCTTACCAACTTCTATTGGGACGAAGCGGCGATTTGGCTGGAATCGAAAGCATCAAGGAAGTAGAATTGCAAGAAGTAAGCAATGCCCAATTTGCGGGGCAAGTTATCCCTTTCAACGGGAACTATTTGCCGGGACAGATTCAGGCGTTGCCCAAATACTTCAGCAATACCATTCCTCGCAAAAACGTGGGGACTGAACCGTACTCTGTAATCTCTTACGACAATCCGGTCAACTCACCATTAACCGGATTCAGGTCTGAACTGGAAGAATTCGATAGCGATATTTACTTTCACACGTTTGAAGTATGA
- the cas7i gene encoding type I-B CRISPR-associated protein Cas7/Cst2/DevR, with translation MKNIKTQGFVLIDVDVVALNNAGKNTQSNNDNAIATKSIRKNGRSYVYVSGQAWRYWWREALQKNLGWSLSPITRDGKIAFTNANPISYADDDVFGYMRAAKDAELDENGEPKKDKRGNIKMTNVTVTRVSPLKNSAIISAASVRPEENWSSMARQEGDAVPYEKQEYSAIMKGMFSLDLSMIGTFSNYDRTGYKNLSGVLQEEALENGASEIDDPFVLDAKGKPKQLIRLDKNTRQKRAVDTIQALKTISGGAMQTNNMGDVTPKFVILATTTSGNHPFSHVVGNKGQRDEEVVFNFKGLLEVLKDYKETFTGSIFIGHRSGFMDEIADDLKTLEGMTDIPSVKVLPVNEAIDQYCKQMKLQIE, from the coding sequence ATGAAAAATATTAAAACACAGGGATTCGTATTGATTGACGTAGATGTTGTAGCATTAAACAATGCCGGAAAAAATACCCAAAGTAATAACGACAATGCAATTGCAACCAAATCAATTCGTAAAAACGGACGCAGTTATGTGTATGTATCGGGGCAGGCTTGGCGTTACTGGTGGCGCGAAGCATTGCAGAAGAATCTTGGCTGGTCATTATCGCCAATTACACGAGATGGTAAAATCGCCTTTACAAATGCAAATCCTATAAGTTATGCAGATGACGATGTTTTTGGTTATATGCGTGCAGCAAAAGATGCTGAACTTGATGAAAATGGAGAACCCAAGAAAGATAAAAGAGGAAACATTAAAATGACCAATGTTACCGTTACCCGCGTATCTCCATTAAAAAATTCCGCCATAATCTCAGCAGCAAGTGTTCGCCCCGAAGAAAACTGGTCGAGTATGGCGCGTCAGGAAGGAGATGCTGTACCATACGAAAAGCAGGAATACAGCGCGATTATGAAGGGAATGTTCAGTCTTGATTTATCGATGATTGGTACTTTTTCGAATTATGATCGTACAGGATATAAAAATCTTTCAGGAGTGTTACAGGAGGAAGCACTAGAAAATGGAGCATCCGAAATTGACGACCCATTTGTACTTGACGCTAAAGGTAAACCAAAACAATTAATACGCCTTGACAAGAACACCCGTCAAAAAAGAGCCGTTGATACAATTCAGGCACTTAAAACCATTTCGGGGGGTGCCATGCAAACTAATAACATGGGGGATGTTACGCCCAAGTTTGTAATTTTGGCAACCACTACTAGCGGAAACCATCCGTTTAGTCATGTAGTTGGAAACAAAGGTCAACGCGATGAAGAAGTGGTATTCAATTTTAAAGGACTACTTGAAGTGTTGAAAGATTACAAAGAAACTTTCACTGGATCCATTTTTATTGGACATCGAAGCGGTTTTATGGATGAGATAGCAGATGATTTGAAAACGTTGGAAGGCATGACAGACATTCCTTCGGTGAAAGTGCTACCCGTAAATGAGGCTATCGACCAGTATTGCAAACAAATGAAATTACAAATTGAATAA
- a CDS encoding type I-B CRISPR-associated protein Cas8b1/Cst1 — protein sequence MKQNYKTIDYEWLTRPTGDPFADAGGFAIEYLSEKFPNMDILELIDYITKIYVEKWGGKLNAFFLNSKITQPAFKGARKIEETVKYFCALVKEEETSQEGYCRITGRRTKIFNGGRDNSIMTGSGTLINYHHFFQKGISLSKEALIRIHFVPFACQQLQGKIGLMQSSNEVLSRLFVRLTVEKNLHEIGVGLSEGVARSNYNKPANAIFDFVDFALSKLIEFRESNILPSLTLYHFTNFGASPEIQLYQLPAKVFLFYRTCLQPRFKDDWQKFVRCHYFDGKHKGARYNIETEKFEIIKSKNTEVIEQEEYRQWFNRIYNKLLINENIRMEMLRWSRKHPFNFEIVSIYQQNIIGMKKETIIKIKELAAFLVREEDADRIKKRIKALDGAKNASHLRRFILKDVVVANYAEGSKKAIVSVDDYVNYLFPDGAYWAEIRDLLLIAIYQELHERDLISEELKAELKPEIEEEVIND from the coding sequence ATGAAACAAAATTACAAAACAATTGATTATGAATGGCTGACTCGGCCAACAGGCGATCCCTTTGCAGATGCCGGCGGATTTGCCATTGAATATCTTTCGGAAAAATTTCCGAATATGGATATACTGGAGCTGATTGACTACATCACCAAGATTTACGTTGAAAAATGGGGAGGGAAATTGAACGCTTTTTTTCTTAATTCGAAAATTACCCAGCCTGCATTTAAGGGAGCTCGAAAAATTGAAGAAACTGTAAAGTATTTTTGTGCTCTTGTCAAAGAAGAAGAGACTTCGCAAGAAGGCTACTGTCGAATAACTGGAAGAAGAACAAAAATATTTAATGGAGGCAGGGATAATTCAATTATGACAGGATCAGGTACGTTGATCAATTATCACCACTTTTTCCAAAAAGGGATTTCACTTTCAAAGGAAGCTCTGATAAGAATTCACTTTGTGCCATTTGCTTGTCAACAGCTACAAGGAAAAATAGGCTTGATGCAAAGCAGCAATGAGGTTTTAAGTAGATTATTCGTAAGGTTGACCGTTGAAAAAAATCTTCATGAAATTGGAGTTGGGCTTTCAGAAGGTGTTGCAAGATCAAACTATAACAAGCCCGCCAATGCAATTTTTGATTTCGTGGACTTTGCACTATCGAAATTAATTGAATTCAGAGAAAGTAACATTCTGCCTTCTCTTACTCTGTATCACTTTACAAATTTTGGGGCAAGCCCTGAAATACAATTATATCAACTTCCAGCGAAAGTTTTTCTGTTTTATCGGACTTGCTTGCAGCCTCGATTTAAAGATGATTGGCAAAAGTTTGTTCGATGTCACTATTTCGATGGTAAACACAAAGGAGCAAGATACAATATTGAAACAGAAAAGTTTGAAATCATCAAATCAAAAAATACAGAGGTTATTGAACAGGAAGAATACAGACAATGGTTTAACCGTATTTACAATAAGCTTTTGATTAACGAAAATATAAGGATGGAAATGCTTCGTTGGTCACGCAAACATCCATTCAATTTTGAAATTGTATCAATATATCAACAAAACATTATAGGCATGAAAAAAGAAACCATTATCAAAATCAAAGAGTTGGCTGCTTTCCTTGTGCGGGAAGAAGATGCTGATAGAATCAAGAAAAGAATAAAGGCACTCGACGGTGCAAAAAATGCATCCCACCTTCGTCGTTTTATACTGAAAGATGTGGTTGTTGCCAATTACGCGGAAGGGAGCAAAAAAGCGATCGTTTCGGTCGATGATTATGTAAATTACCTGTTTCCCGATGGAGCCTATTGGGCTGAAATCAGAGATCTCCTTCTCATCGCTATTTATCAGGAACTACACGAACGAGATTTAATCTCAGAGGAGTTGAAAGCGGAATTAAAACCAGAGATTGAAGAAGAAGTAATTAACGATTAA
- the cas6 gene encoding CRISPR-associated endoribonuclease Cas6, protein MRLKITLNRTSRQRMLPMDYQYLISAWIYKVLKQADKDFASFLHEKGYGLSDTKLYKLFCFSRLDFGKPKMWKERKLFEIKEQEITLQISFDVSEAATHFIKGLFMSQEFYLGDRFNGIDFKVTSVEALAEPEFSETMHYRLQTPWVVSYKPEGRKYAQYLKPNEPMFNTLSVKHLKEKFLNTRKDGTIETPIVLKLCGPSKRSGFLVKSGTNKETRVVGNIFDFELQAPIELQKMLWNAGVSEKSSSGFGWCEVNNKQMDN, encoded by the coding sequence ATGAGATTGAAAATAACATTAAACCGCACCAGTAGGCAACGCATGCTGCCCATGGATTACCAGTATTTAATCAGCGCCTGGATATATAAAGTGTTAAAGCAGGCCGACAAAGACTTTGCAAGCTTCCTGCACGAGAAGGGCTATGGTTTGAGTGACACCAAGCTCTACAAGCTGTTTTGTTTTTCGCGATTAGATTTTGGAAAACCAAAGATGTGGAAGGAGCGTAAATTGTTTGAGATAAAGGAACAGGAAATCACCCTGCAAATTAGTTTTGATGTAAGCGAGGCAGCCACCCATTTTATTAAGGGGCTGTTTATGAGTCAGGAGTTTTACCTTGGCGATCGTTTTAATGGCATCGATTTTAAAGTAACAAGTGTAGAAGCCCTGGCCGAACCTGAATTTTCGGAAACCATGCACTACCGTCTGCAAACCCCATGGGTGGTAAGTTATAAACCGGAGGGAAGAAAATACGCTCAATACCTTAAACCTAACGAACCCATGTTTAATACGTTGTCGGTAAAGCATTTGAAAGAGAAGTTTTTAAATACGCGAAAGGATGGTACCATTGAAACTCCAATAGTGTTAAAGCTTTGTGGGCCATCTAAAAGAAGTGGTTTCTTGGTTAAGTCCGGCACCAACAAAGAAACAAGGGTAGTTGGAAATATTTTTGACTTTGAGCTTCAGGCTCCCATCGAACTACAAAAAATGCTCTGGAATGCAGGGGTTAGCGAGAAGAGCAGCAGTGGTTTTGGGTGGTGTGAAGTGAACAATAAGCAAATGGATAATTAA
- the msrA gene encoding peptide-methionine (S)-S-oxide reductase MsrA produces MKRLFIITTAVFLFMGSEAKNKKKATLGAGCFWCVEAVYDELQGVLSVVSGYAGGHDETPTYNEVCSGNTGHAEVCQITYDADQISFGEILAVFWSVHDPTTLNRQGADVGTQYRSVIFYHSEEQKRIAQEQIKLIGEQKLYTDPIVTEVAPLTKFYPAEAYHQEYFANNPNQPYCRMVVGPKVEKFRKLFNDQLKK; encoded by the coding sequence ATGAAACGATTGTTTATAATAACCACAGCAGTATTTTTATTTATGGGTTCAGAAGCAAAAAATAAAAAGAAAGCAACACTCGGTGCCGGATGTTTTTGGTGCGTAGAGGCTGTTTACGATGAATTACAAGGTGTATTGTCCGTTGTGTCGGGATATGCAGGTGGGCACGACGAAACCCCCACCTACAACGAGGTTTGTTCCGGCAATACGGGTCATGCAGAGGTGTGCCAAATAACCTACGATGCCGACCAAATATCTTTTGGCGAGATATTGGCCGTGTTTTGGTCGGTGCACGACCCGACTACCTTAAACCGTCAGGGAGCCGATGTAGGCACACAGTACCGCTCCGTCATTTTTTATCATAGCGAGGAGCAAAAACGCATAGCACAGGAGCAAATAAAATTAATCGGCGAGCAAAAACTCTACACCGATCCCATCGTGACGGAAGTAGCACCGCTCACCAAGTTCTATCCGGCCGAGGCCTACCATCAGGAGTACTTTGCCAATAACCCTAACCAGCCCTATTGTCGCATGGTGGTGGGGCCTAAAGTGGAGAAGTTTCGAAAGTTGTTTAATGATCAGTTGAAAAAGTAG
- a CDS encoding replication-associated recombination protein A has protein sequence MNAYPPLAERQRPTTLDQYIGQHHLVGKDAVLRKMIDSGVISSIILWGPPGVGKTTLAKIISQQLDRPFYNLSAINSGVKDVREVIEKARKSKFFSSPNPILFIDEIHRFSKSQQDSLLGAVEQGVLTLIGATTENPSFEVISPLLSRCQVYVLKSLEVDDLRKLTKKALTTDEVLKKKDINIQEEEALFRFSGGDARKLLNILELVVNAHDGDTIDVTNDKVTQCLQSDPAAYDKNGEMHYDIISAFIKSIRGSDPDAAVYWLARMVEGGEDPKFIARRLVISAAEDVGMANPNALLLANQCFEAIKMVGWPEGRIILSQTTIYLATSPKSNSAYMAINEAQALVRQTGNLPVPLHLRNAPTKLMKELGYGKEYKYSHDYPKNFVAQDFMPEEIKNNKLYRPQNNPQESKILERLKRLWKGRF, from the coding sequence ATGAATGCTTATCCCCCACTGGCCGAAAGACAGCGCCCCACCACTTTAGATCAATACATCGGTCAGCACCACTTGGTGGGCAAAGATGCTGTGCTGCGCAAGATGATAGACTCGGGCGTTATCTCGTCCATTATTTTATGGGGGCCTCCGGGGGTAGGTAAAACCACGCTGGCAAAGATTATATCGCAACAACTGGATCGCCCCTTCTACAATCTTTCAGCCATTAATTCGGGTGTAAAGGATGTGAGGGAAGTGATAGAGAAGGCTCGCAAGAGCAAGTTTTTCAGCAGCCCCAACCCTATCCTTTTCATTGATGAGATACACCGGTTCAGCAAATCGCAGCAGGACTCGCTACTGGGTGCCGTGGAACAGGGTGTGTTAACCCTGATAGGAGCCACCACCGAAAACCCCTCGTTCGAAGTGATATCACCCCTGCTTTCGCGCTGTCAGGTGTATGTGCTAAAATCATTGGAAGTGGACGATTTGCGGAAGCTCACAAAAAAGGCCCTAACCACAGACGAAGTACTAAAAAAGAAAGATATCAACATTCAGGAAGAGGAGGCCTTGTTCCGCTTTTCAGGTGGCGATGCACGCAAATTGCTTAACATACTAGAACTGGTGGTCAATGCCCACGACGGCGATACAATTGATGTAACCAACGATAAGGTAACGCAATGTCTTCAATCGGATCCGGCAGCCTACGACAAAAACGGTGAGATGCACTACGACATCATCTCGGCTTTCATTAAGAGCATTAGGGGCAGCGATCCGGATGCAGCGGTTTACTGGCTGGCGCGCATGGTAGAGGGTGGCGAAGATCCAAAGTTCATCGCCCGTCGCCTGGTTATTTCGGCGGCCGAAGATGTGGGCATGGCCAACCCCAACGCATTACTACTGGCCAACCAGTGTTTCGAGGCCATAAAAATGGTTGGATGGCCCGAAGGCAGAATTATCCTGTCGCAGACTACCATATATTTAGCTACCAGCCCCAAAAGCAACTCGGCCTACATGGCCATAAACGAAGCGCAGGCTTTGGTACGCCAAACGGGTAATCTACCCGTACCACTGCACTTGCGCAACGCTCCTACCAAACTAATGAAAGAACTAGGCTATGGTAAGGAATATAAGTACTCGCACGATTACCCGAAAAATTTTGTGGCTCAGGATTTTATGCCCGAGGAGATAAAAAACAACAAACTGTACCGCCCCCAAAACAATCCACAGGAATCAAAAATTTTGGAAAGATTAAAACGCCTCTGGAAAGGCAGGTTCTGA